GTTTAATTTTATCTGATTTAACTTAAATAATCAACTAACTCTATTTAACCTTGTTCGTCTTTCTAGCATACTTTCAATTTTTTAAAATAAAACAGAACAGCACTTTTTATTAGAAAACTCTGCTGTTCTGTTGTGTATTATTTTTTAACTTTTTCTGTATTTTTCATTTTGCTTTATCTAATCTGTTTTGCTAATCGTTTCTTTAAATTTTTTCTCTTGTTCACCTACGTTAACTGTTAATAATAAGTAGTCTTTTTCTTTTTCAAAATTTAATTTTCCCTGATTATAAATAGCCTCTCCCTTCTTGGGACGCTTACTTTCTGGTAGCGCTTGATAATCTGTCAAAAACAATTCTTTAATGATCTGAGTTTCATAATATTGTCGAGTGCGTTGTGTAAACTGGGCTTGTATACGGTAATTTTCTGTTAGAAATAACAATAATATGCTCATCATAACTACAGTAAAAACAGCAGTAAGTAACACGCCACCTCTATGCTTTTTCGATTGTCCATTTCCCATTTTTCTGCTCCCCATTCAAAAAAGTGACCGTAAATAAAATATATTGTTTACTTTTACGAAATTGTAATTTTTTTACTTCTGTTAATATAGGCTCGTATCCATTTTTTTCTCGTATCGCAATCTCATTACGGTTCATGTTCAACTCAATACGACACTCATATTCTCGATCAGTCGAATCGTTTAATTTATGGTAGTAAATCCTATTATTAGTCACTCGTGAATACTTTCCTTCAGCTAATTTATTCTCAAATTGTAATAAAAAAACATGCCACTCTTGCATATTTCTACCATATACGGCTTGTTGTACTTGCTTACTTTGCTGTAAAACTCCCAGTGTTCCTAATAAAAACAAACTTAATACTAAAAGAGCTATCGCACACTCAATCAAAGTAAATCCCTTATTTTTTACGTATAATTGCCCAATCTTGTTGAGGCGAAGAAATTCTGGCTTGCGCCATAGGGCTTTTTTGATAAACAATTGAAAATGTCCCATCCCTTTTTACTTGATAATTTCCCTCTTCCATTTGATAATGCCTTCGTTCCTTTGTTTCTTCATATAATACTCGTAACATCTGTAATTCTTCTTGGCTCTTTTTCGTTTCTTCTAAAGCATGAACTTGACTAGTTTGAAATAAAAATACTGTCGTGGTCAAAATGGCCAAAGCTACTAAACACTCCACCAAAATAAAACCTTCAGTTAATGGTTGTAATCTTCTTTTCATAATGTCCCCTTGCAAACAAAAAACTATAAGTAATTTTTTGATTATTTTTGTCCCAATAAAAATGAAGCTCTTGCAAGCTACTATTATTCCCTGTTCCTGAGTTGAAATAAAGCGTTTTTATTCTACTTGCTTTTAAGTCTTCTGGCATATCAAGTTTTTCAATGGTTTCTGTATAAAAATAGTATTCAGTGGTGGTATCTCTTTGAATCATCCTTGTTCTCTTATTAGAAGTAATCGCCGCTTGTTGAGTTGCAAGTACATTTTTTTCGAATCGATCAAAAAAATGCATAACTTCTAATGTTTCTTTAGTATCTTTTATCGCAATAGAAGGCAAGGCAACAAACAACGTGATAACAAATAAAACTAGCAAAGACTCTATCAAGGTAAAACCTTGGTAAGGTTTCATACAATCTCGCCTCATTTTTATCACTAATTTTGGTATTTTTTATAAATCTTATATTGCTCCGAAGTGACTAGTTTTTGTAATTCGTTATCGGTAATCTTTTTGTCATGGTTAATTTCATAAATTTCAATTTGCGACTCTACAACTTTGACGACTGCTTTATCTCCTTGATCTGAAACGGTGTCTTTTTGTTTTGACAAATTAGGGATAAACAATAAAACTAAAATGCTAATGACAAGTAAAACGATCATCATTTCAATAAGTGTGAAGCCCTTTTTTGTTTTTTTCTTAAAGCTCTCAAATTTTTTAGTTATTCTTTTCTTTAGCTCAAACTCCAGTGGCCATTTTTTTATCATTCCATAATTCCTCCTATATTTTCATACATAGGTAAAAACATCGCTATATAAATTGCCATAATTAAAACAGCTATAAACAAAAATACGACAGGTTGCACCCAACGTAGCCACCCTTCCACCTTTCCTACGATTCTTTTGGTTAATAATTGGCTATACAATAATAATTCTTCTCCTAATTTTCCTTTTACTTCCCCTTGTAAAATGATTAGAGAAAACTCTGGTAGTAAAAAGGAATATTGTTCTAATTCCTCTGCTAAGGGTTTACCAAAACTCAGCGCTTGATTTAACTCTTTAGCTAAACTGGCAACCAAAGAATGCGGGTTGACCGTCTCCATAAAAGCTAAAATTTGCCGAGCCTCTAAACCTTGTTTAAACATCTTTCCCCACTCTAAAGAAAAGTAACTTGTTTGATACATTCTATATACTCGCCCAACTAAAGGGAGACGGGCAGTAAGCACAGCACGATAAATCACGGATTGTCTTTTGCTATACCACAAACACACACTTGCTAAAATTCCTATAAATAATACTGTCCCGCCCATAACAAATGGTCCGTAAGAAATCACTCCGATACTCCAATGCTGAGTTTCGATCATGCCAGATTGTAACAAGGAAGGTAAAAGGAAGAATCGCATAGCAAATAACAAAACAATAACAAATATAAACAACAGCACCGGATATGTCGCAACTTTACTTAATTCTTTTTTCTGCTTTCGTATAATTTGCATAGTAGCTAAGATATTTTTTAATGTTGTTACAACATTTCCGTGCACATCTGCTAATTGCACTTGAGTCATCTCTTGTAAAGAAAATCCTGCTTGATAAAAACACTCCGCAAAAGTAGCTCCCTTGGCAAGTCCCTCGGTAAAACACTGCAAAATACCTAGGGAAAATTGCTGATTACGTTGCATAACTGATAAACTTTCTTGCAATGAAAAGCCATTTTCCAACAAGCTAACTAACATTTCTAAGAATTGTTCGCGCATAAGCGCATTATTTTTATACTTATTCTTCAGCATAGATTAACCCGCTTTCATAGATCTGTGCATAAGCCTCTGACCACTCTCTTTTTTCTAAGAATCCAGTAAAAAATTCATAGGCAAGTAAAGCACGGCTTTCCTTCTTATAGTCTAAAAATAATTGTTGATAAATCACCCCATTTAAACAATCTCCCAATTCTGTTTGGCTTCCTACCAAATCTAGCAGACGGCTTTTCGTTTCAGATACTCCTTTAGCATGGACAGTTGCTAGTACGGTATGACCCGTTAATGCCGCACGAATAGCTGCCTTAGCTGTCAACTGGTCCCGTATTTCTCCAATAATCAATAAATCTGGTCGATGTCGTAAAGATAGTTTGATCAATTGATCATAGGTCTGCTGAATTTTTTCATTTGTCTGCAATTGTAAAAAATTGGGTTCTTCAATTTCCACTGGGTCTTCGATCGTAATCACTTGACCTTTTGTATTTTGGGCAAGATGATACATCAATGTTGTTTTGCCTGAGCCAGTAGGTCCGCTGAAAAGGTATAAGCCTCTTTCTTCTTGGATTTTTTGTTGAATTAGTTCTGCGTCTTTTGGAATGAAATACGCTGGCTTTTCTTGGTTTAAATTATATAAAAAACGAATTACTAAACTTTCATTGCCTTGGTAATCACCTACTGTTGATAAACGTAACCTTTGTGTATGATCTTTAAGTAGGTAGCTGATCGCCCCAAGTTGAGCTTTACGTTTTTCTCCCACGTCCATTTCACCTAGGTATTTAAAACGCAACACTAATTGTTGAGCTTGTTCAGATGAAATTTTCTTATACTTAATCATTTGTGCATTTTTGCGAAAATAAATCGTTGCTTGTTTATCTAATAAGTATAGATACATATCTTGCATTTTTTGCAAACTCCCATAAGAAATTAATTCATCAGACAGTTCTTCGATCGTCATCTTTTCCCTCCTTTCACTATTAAGTACGCAATTTTTATGAATTTCTTTTTTTAAAAGTAAAAAAACTTAAATATTATAAAAAAGTTTCTCTTTATTCGCTATTTAAATCAAAAAAATAACCCCTTAATAAACTTAAGTAACTATAAAAGTTACACAAGCCATTAAGGGGCTACTAAACATATGAGATTAACACTTATATGTTATTTTAATATTTCCCTTGCTAATAGTGAAGTATACTCTACTCGACCCACATCAGTTGGGTGAACTTGGTCTTCACGGAACCATTGGTTATTTTCATTACTTAAACTATACCAATCAATTAACGTGACACGTTTATATTTGTCCGCCATTTTATTAAACAGTTCATTATTATCATTTTGCCAACGTTGAGTTGGTACACGAACGTTCATTAAATAAACCGTGCGATCTCCAATAACATTCATTAAGTCATCAAATTGATCTTCATCAGCATATCCGTTACTTCCAAGAGCTAATACGACATTTTCTTGTAAATCCCCTTCGTCTTTTAACTCTTGTAAAAGATCCACACTATCATATAATTGACGACCAACATCTGCATCAATAATAGCATCTGGGAAAACTTCTTGAATGTTTTTAGTCGATCCTAGCAAAACAGAATCTCCAAAAGCTGTAACGTCTGTATTACGTGCACGTTTTACTTGGTTTTCTGTTAAATCGTATTTTTCCATCACATGGTCTGTATCTGTGCTAAAGGTTTGTAAAATATCTTCCTCTTCAGCATTACTATCTTGCGTTTGTTCAGTGTCTTCTGTATTTTCTGTTTCTTCGTCTCCGTTTTTACTTCCTTGCGCTGCTTTTTTATTTTCTTGAATTTCTGCTTGAAATTCTGCTTGGTTCGCATTCACATTATCGTTGGGAGCAATAGTTACGCCAATCGAAGCAATAGCAACAACAATAAAGCTTGCAATACCCACGGCCTTTTGCTTGCTGAGTATTGGCATAAAAAACCAGTTTTTGATCTTTTGCCATGATTTTTTATAATCAAATTTTCGCAATGATTCCTCAATAAAACGATAAGATAATTCGCTAGAAATTAGGATCAATCCCAATTCAATAAATACATGTAACCAAACATTATTAGCTACATTAATTTGTGCTTCATAAAGAATCATTACCGGAAATTGATATAAATAAATGCCATAACTACGTTTGCCTAAATAACTAAACACTGGGTTAGTCAACCAACGATTAAGACTTGCACCAGGATGAGCTGTCACAGCAACTAAAACAGCCGTAACTAAACTAACTAAATATATTCCTCCATAATATGGAAAGTTAAAGCGATCATCCATAAAAACATAGGAAAGAACTAATAAAAACAAGGACGCTAGTCCGGTAATATTCAAAATCTTCTTAGCACTATCAGGAATTTGCTCTTTCAAACGAGTGCTAGGCCAAACAAATGCCAAAGCATTTCCTATAAGGATCGAAAAGATCCGAGTATCTGTCCCATAATAAACTCTCGTTGGATCTTCTCCAGGAGTAAAACCAATGGCCATCCCAATTGCTGAAAGGAGCGCTCCAATAGACAAAATATAAAAAATTCGATCTTTGCGCTTAACAAATTTCACCAACAGAATAAAAAGAAGTGGCCAAATCAAATAATTTTGCCCTTCTACTGCCATTGTCCATAAATGAGTAAAAGGAGATTCGTTACCAAAACGATCAAAATAAGAAAGACCATGATCAATTTGCCACCAATTATTCACATATAAGAGGCTACTCAAAACAGAGCCACGTAAATTATTTAATAAATTACGTTGAAATAACGTTATGTATGCAGTTGAAACGACTAATACTGTAACTAAAGATGGATATAGTCTTTTTAAGCGTCGAGTATAAAACTTCAAGACACTAATTTTATCATTTTGTTGCCACTCTTGACGCAACAAATCCGTAATCAAGTAACCAGAGATAACAAAAAGGATTGGCACTCCTAAATAGCCTCCGGGCAACTTTGATGGCATCAAATGATAAAAAATAACTCCAATAACTGCTAATGCACGGATTCCATCAATTCCTGTAATATAGCGACTATTTTTAATTCTCTTTTTCTCCATATTTTTTGTACCTTCTTATACTCAATCTGTACCATCATATCATGTTTTATCTAATCAAAAAAAGCGCATAAAAGCAATCTGTCGCATATTTCTTATAAAAAATTAAATTTATTGTTTCTTAAAAAAGCCATCATAATTCTTCTTCATAAAAGTTCCCTAAAATTTGGACATTTTCTACAATACTAACAAAGGCATCATTATCTGATTCATTCATTCCTTCGCGTAATAGAGGCATTTCATAACGAGTCACGATAGTAAACAAAACTGTCTCTTTTTCTTTAGTATAAGCGCCTTGTGCATCGTTTATAATAGTAATCCCTCGGCGTAATCGTTTCTGCAAAGAGTCCATAACAGCTTCTGGACGTTGCGTAATAATCATCACTTGCATTTTCTTTTGCTTTGTATAAACAACGTCGGTCACTTTGCCGCTAACAAATATAGACAAAGCACTGTATAAAGCATACTGCCATCCAAATAACATCCCCGCGGCAAACATAATCATGCCGTTAAATATTATAGCCAGTGAGCCAACATCTCTTCCTGTTTTTTTACGGATATAGATCGTAATAAAATCTAATCCCCCAGAAGAAAGTCCATTTTTAAAAGCATAACCAATTCCTGCACCGGTTAAAACACCACCAAAAATTGCACAAATAATAGGATCAGTAGTCAAAACTTCTGTTGGAATTAATTCCATGAATAAAGAAGTCAAACCTACCGTCACTCCAGTAAAAATAGTAAAGCGGTGACTAATTTTAAACCAACCTAATATAAATAAAGGAAAATTCGTCAACAACAGTGCCCAAGCAATAGAAAGGTCAATATGTAAAACTTGTTGAAATAAAGTAGAGACAATTTGTGCAACACCTGTGGCACCACTTGCATAAATATTTCCTGGCTCATAGAAAAAATTTAAAGCTACAGAAGCTAGTAAAGCATAAACAAGTGAAAAAGAAAGTCTAGTAAGATAATCCGAATGTACGATTGATTTCCAGAAATTTTTCATCACGTTTCGCCTTCTTTTTGTTATTTATTGCATTATAACAAAAAAGTTCGAATAAGGATAAAGGCAATTTATTCTTATTTGCCTTTCCCTTATTCGATCCATTTTATTCCTCCGTATCTGTCACATCAATATTTAGTTCATACAATTGAAGTGGGGAAACGGTACTTGGCGCATGTGTCATCGGGTCCATAGCTTTTCCGTTTTTAGGAAAGGCCATAACTTCTCGGATGTTATCTTCTCCTGCTACAAGCATGACTAAACGATCCAACCCTAACGCTATGCCACCGTGAGGCGGAAATCCATAATCTAAAGCTTCTAATAAGAAATCGAATTGTTCATTCATCTTTTCTTGTGTAAATCCTAGGGTTCTAAAAACCTGTTCTTGCAATTCTCTAGTGTGAATCCGTAAAGACCCACCGCCTAGCTCATAGCCATTCAACACTACATCATAAGCTTGAGCATTAACTTTTGCCGGATCTGTCTGTAAGTACGGAATGTCTTCTTCTTTTGGCATTGTAAAAGGATGATGCGCAGATACATAGCGCCCTTCTTCTTTATCGTATTCAAATTGTGGCCAATCTACGACCCATAAGAAATTAAACTTGGAAGAATCAATGAGATCTAACTCTTTAGCTAAATGTGTACGAACAGCGCCTAACGTTGCAGTCACTACTTCAAAAGAATCAGCGCCAAACATGATAAGGTCGCCAACTTCTGCATTTGTTTTAGCAATAAGCGCATCCTCTACTGAAGTTAAAAACTTCGCAATAGGCCCTTTAAGCCCATCTTCTTCTACCTTCAACCAAGCTAAACCTTTAGCACCAAACTGGCTAGCATATTGCGCTAAATGATCCATATCTTTCCGTGAATATTTATCCGCAGCTCCTTTAGCATTTAACGCTTTAACCGTACCGCCATTTTGCAGTGCCATTTGAAAGACTTTAAAGTCAACGTCTTTTACCACATCTGATAAGTCAATCAATTCCATAGCAAAACGTGTATCTGGTTTATCACTGCCAAAACGGTTCATCGCTTCATCCCAAGTCATCTTAGGAAAAGGAAGAGGAATATCAATGCCTCGTGCCACTTTCATAACCTGAGCTAACATTTGTTCAGTATATTCCTGAATGTCTTCAGGTGTTAGAAAAGAAGCTTCAATGTCTACCTGAGTAAATTCTGGCTGACGATCTCCTCTTAAATCTTCATCTCTAAAACAGCGTACAATTTGATAATAACGATCAAAACCTGCATTCATCAACAATTGCTTGAAAATTTGAGGAGACTGCGGCAAGGCATAAAAATGACCTGGATGTACCCGTGAAGGAACCAGATAATCACGAGCTCCTTCTGGTGTTGACTTTCCTAAAAATGGCGTTTCAATATCCAAAAACTTATGGTCATCTAAATAGCGCCGAATCGTTTGTGTCACTTTAGCACGTAACATTAAGTTTTGAGTCATATTGCTACGTCGCAAATCTAAATAACGGTATTTTAATCGAATTTCGTCTCCAGCTTTGGTGTCTTCTTCAATTGAAAAAGGCGGCGTTTTAGAGGTATTTAAAACGGTAATATCACTTGCCATCACTTCAAATTCGCCTGTTTGCATATTAGGGTTGATCGCTTCTTCATCGCGTTTTTTCACAATGCCTGTCACTTCTAATACGTATTCGCTACGACAAGTGTCCGCAGTTTCCCAAGCATTTTGTGAATTTTTCGGATTAAACACCACTTGGACAATGCCTTCGCGATCGCGCAAATCTATAAAAATCACGCCACCTAAGTCTCTTCTTTTTTGTACCCATCCTTGTAAGGTAACTGTCTGTTCTAAATTCTCTTTATCAACCAGACCACAGTAAACTGTTCTATTTCCCATCTTTTTTCTCCTTTAATTCATTTCATCAAAAATTTGTGTAAAATCATTATAAATCGAGGACAATTCAATCCGTTTTTCCTCACCTGTTTCCATTGATTTTACATTAATCATCCCGGCATTTAACTCATTTTCCCCTAAAGTAAGCACGAGCTTAGCACCTTCTTTATCAGCAGATTTAAATTGTGCTTTTGCTTTGCGACCCATAACATCACGGTCAGCAGAAAAACCAGCATTACGAATAGCTTGAATAACTTTTAGTGCTTCAACATTTGTAGCATCACCAATATTAACAACGTAGGCATCCAATCGGTGTGTTGCAGGTAAAGTCACCTTTTCATTTTCCAGAACTAATAATATTCGTTCAATACCAATAGCAAAACCAAATCCTGGAGTAGCTGGACCACCTAATTCTTCCACTAATTGATCATAACGACCACCAGCACAAATCGTGGATTGTGCTCCTAGCTGCGGATTATCGTTCATAATTTCAAAAATCGTATGTGTATAATAATCCAACCCTCGTACCATCGTAGGCTCAATTTCATAAGGAACTTCTAAAGCATCAAGCATGGTTGTTACTTGTGTAAAATGATCTTGAGCCTCTTTACTTAAGTAATCCAAAATTGAAGGAGCGTCTACGACAAATTTTTGGTCCGCTGGATCTTTGCTATCTAAAATACGTAATGGATTCTCATGTAGGCGTCTATTGGAATCCTCACTCAGTTCGCTTTCATGAGCAGAAAAATAATCAACAAGAGCTTGTCGATAATTCTCTCTTGTTTCTTGATCACCTAAAGTATTAATTACTAAGCGCTGTTGGTTAATCCCTAACTGTTTAAAAAATTCCAGCGCCATAACCATCGTTTCCACATCTGTTGCTGGATTATCTGAGCCAAAAGCTTCAACACCTATTTGGTGAAATTGCCGTAAACGTCCCTTTTGTGGTCGTTCATAACGAAACATAGGTCCCATATAAAATACTTTATAAGGCGTGTTATACTCAGGCCCATATAATTTATGTTCAACGTAAGCTCGCACAATAGGGGCTGTGCCTTCTGGACGTAATGTAATATGACGTCCACCTTTATCATAAAAATCATACATCTCTTTAGAAACAATATCTGTTGTTCCACCTACACTTCTTGAAATCACTTCGTAGTGCTCAAATGCAGGCGTACGAATCTCTTGATATTGATAATCGTTAAATAATATACGTGCTGTATCTTCGATAAATTGCCACTTCTCAGACTCACCAGGCAAAATATCATTTGTACCCTTAGGGCGTTGGTAACTCATGGTTTTTCCTCCTAAACTCATACCGCCAATAAAAACAAACAAAAAAACACCCTTGTTTTTTACAAGGGCGAGTCAACCGCGGTACCACCTAATTTTGAAAGTTATGCTTTCCTTTGACGAATAACGCTCGTTTCAACGGAACGGCTTTTGGCTCGCTCGCCTCTGGAATGTCTTACAAATAGCAACCCCTTAAACTATTTACAGCCAAGATAGTTTTTCTCTAAAAAAGTTTTTACTAAATGTCGGTTCCTTCTCAGGCTTTTTCTTATTAGCTTTAAGTTACAAGAAAAACCTTGAAAAGTCAAGCTTTGCGGCAAGATTATTACTGAAAGTTTTCTTTCTATTTTCTTGTAATTCACTCAGAGAAATTTTAAACTAGAGTAAAAAGAAGGTGAGAGTATGTATCCAGGTTACTTCCGTAAACCTCATTATTATGAAACAGACCAAATGGGAATTGTGCACCATTCAAATTATATACGCTGGTTTGAAGAAGCTCGCGTAGATTTATTAGAGTATTTAAATCTACCTTATTCAGATTTAGAACAAGCTGGCATTATTGTCCCTGTTTTAGAAGTAAGTTGCCAATATAAAGGGATGATCCGTTATGGAGAAAATGTACGCATTGACCCTACTGTGATAAAGTATAACGGCACGCGCTTAGATTTTTCATATGAGATTATAAATGAAAAAAATCAAACTGTCACAACGGGTACAAGTAAACATTGTTTTTTAGAAGCTCAGAATAATCAATTCATCCGTCTGAAAAAAGTTCAACCTACATTCCATCAGATTTTCACTGACTACTTAGGAGACTAAAATTATTAGTTTTTTATAAAGTGAGAGCGTTTTTATTGCTTTTATCTCCCTCTTTCGTATAATCAAAGATAAATTATAAAGGGAGGAGATTACATGTATGTAGTAAAAGTTTTTCATGGTTATATTAATAAAGACGGACGCCGTACTAGAGATAAGACACCTACAAATTTACTGTTATTTTCTACTAAAGAAGAATCCGAACTTTTCGCTGATAAAATTGGTGGACGCGTCAAAAAATTAAAAGAGCTTTCTAAAAATTAAGTCTTGCTAATAATACTTCAATGGAAAAAGAGGTGTCTAATACGTATTTGGATATGGTAGTATATAAATACAACTTAGAACATCACTTTCTTGCAGTGATGTTCTAAGCCTCAATTGCACTATATAAGTTTTCAAATGCTTTTTTATTTGACATGAAAGTGTTTCACAAACGTGAAATCTATAAATTTTTTTCATTTATGTTACTATAGATACAGGTGTTGCATAAATGAAAGAAACAAAAAACAATTTTTTGAAAGAACTATTACATTTACATAAACCAAAATTTAACGTTATACAGCTTATAGGAACCATTGCCTGTATGACGATTATGCTGCTTGTGGGCTATTTTTCAGGTAATATGTCACTTGCTAGCTTTGGCTTTTTGGGAATTTTTACGCTTATGTATTATGACAATCTTCCTTTAAAAAGCTTACTTATTCGATTTGTATCGGTCGTTCTCTTTATTTTAGCCAGCTATCTTATTGGGTCTTTAACTTCTTTTGCTAGTTGGACTACTCCTATTGCAATTGGACTTATCGCCTTTTTTGGACGCATTTTCTTTCGACTATATGATATCAAAAAGCCGGGCGTATTTTTTGCTGTCTTAGTTTCGACTATGGGGCAAGTGCAGATATCCCAATTAAACAAGTCCCCACACTAGCTAGCTATTATTTGTTAGGTGCAACTATTGCCACTATTATGGCAGTGTTTGTCCACTTTGTTGAAAAAGAAGAACCCGAAATTATAGAAGAAAAAAATCTTTTTCAACGGATTTTTGAAGACCCGGGCGTTTTTTTGGATGGTATTTTTTATAGCGCCACTTTATTTTTAGCCGTCTATCTAAGTTCAGGCTTACAATTACGTAACCCTTATTGGATGGTTGTCTCTTGTGCGGCTATTTTACAAGGAGATAACCTAAGAGCGATTATGCAACGTAATGTGCAGCGGATTTTAGGTACAATTATTGGAATAGGCATCGCTGCGCTATTATTGAATGCGTCTTTAACTACACTGGAAACGATCTTTTTTATCATTATTCTTTTTACAATCTCTCAAATCTCTGTACGTAGCAATTACGCATTATCTGCTTTTTTCACCACTCCTATGGCTTTATTACTATCTACTCTGACTAAAGACCAAAGTGTTCCCACATTGTTACAGTATCGCTTTATCGGTATTGCTTTAGGAGCCTTATTAGGGGCCAGTTCTGCTTTATTAATCACGACAGGACTTAGGTTTTATAATCGTTCCTTTCACTTACATGAAAACTTCGATAAAGATCCTGACTAATCTACAAAATCTAATAACACTGCTAACGCCTAGGTAATACCTAGGTGATTTTTTACGTAAAAAAAAGAGGCTATAACATAAGCCTCTTTTCAATACTTTTATTAATTATTTTTTAATGCGGATTTAGCTTGTTCAGTTAGTGCAGTAAATCCACTTTCATCATTTACTGCAATATCAGCTAACATTTTACGATTAACTTCGATGCCAGCTACTTTCAAACCGTACATCAATTTTGAATAACTAATATTGTTCATACGAGCTGCTGCATTAATACGTGCAATCCACAACTTACGGAAATCGCGTTTTTTCTGACGACGATCGCGATATGCGTAATTGTATGAATTCATTACTTGTTCTTTAGCTGTTCTAAATAGAGTATGTTTTGCTCCATAATAACCTTTAGCTAATTTTAGCGTTTTTTTACGACGTCTACGAGTTACTGCTCCACCTTTAACACGTGCCATGTTTAATTCCTCCTAAGTATTCCTTCATTTGAATAAATGTGCATATTTCATACACAAGTTTTTATTTCATATTATCTAATTGTTGACTAATACGTTTCATATCATGTGATGAAACCATAGTCGGTTTACGCAATTGACGACGTTGTTTTTTTGTCTTCCCGTGGAAACGGTGACTTGTAAACGCACGATGTCTTTTTAATCCACCGTTACCGGTGCGTTTTACGCGTTTTGCTAATCCGCGATGTGTTTTTTGTTTTGGCATAACTAATTTCCTCCTCAAAATCTGTACA
This region of Tetragenococcus osmophilus genomic DNA includes:
- the aspS gene encoding aspartate--tRNA ligase gives rise to the protein MGNRTVYCGLVDKENLEQTVTLQGWVQKRRDLGGVIFIDLRDREGIVQVVFNPKNSQNAWETADTCRSEYVLEVTGIVKKRDEEAINPNMQTGEFEVMASDITVLNTSKTPPFSIEEDTKAGDEIRLKYRYLDLRRSNMTQNLMLRAKVTQTIRRYLDDHKFLDIETPFLGKSTPEGARDYLVPSRVHPGHFYALPQSPQIFKQLLMNAGFDRYYQIVRCFRDEDLRGDRQPEFTQVDIEASFLTPEDIQEYTEQMLAQVMKVARGIDIPLPFPKMTWDEAMNRFGSDKPDTRFAMELIDLSDVVKDVDFKVFQMALQNGGTVKALNAKGAADKYSRKDMDHLAQYASQFGAKGLAWLKVEEDGLKGPIAKFLTSVEDALIAKTNAEVGDLIMFGADSFEVVTATLGAVRTHLAKELDLIDSSKFNFLWVVDWPQFEYDKEEGRYVSAHHPFTMPKEEDIPYLQTDPAKVNAQAYDVVLNGYELGGGSLRIHTRELQEQVFRTLGFTQEKMNEQFDFLLEALDYGFPPHGGIALGLDRLVMLVAGEDNIREVMAFPKNGKAMDPMTHAPSTVSPLQLYELNIDVTDTEE
- the hisS gene encoding histidine--tRNA ligase; this encodes MSYQRPKGTNDILPGESEKWQFIEDTARILFNDYQYQEIRTPAFEHYEVISRSVGGTTDIVSKEMYDFYDKGGRHITLRPEGTAPIVRAYVEHKLYGPEYNTPYKVFYMGPMFRYERPQKGRLRQFHQIGVEAFGSDNPATDVETMVMALEFFKQLGINQQRLVINTLGDQETRENYRQALVDYFSAHESELSEDSNRRLHENPLRILDSKDPADQKFVVDAPSILDYLSKEAQDHFTQVTTMLDALEVPYEIEPTMVRGLDYYTHTIFEIMNDNPQLGAQSTICAGGRYDQLVEELGGPATPGFGFAIGIERILLVLENEKVTLPATHRLDAYVVNIGDATNVEALKVIQAIRNAGFSADRDVMGRKAKAQFKSADKEGAKLVLTLGENELNAGMINVKSMETGEEKRIELSSIYNDFTQIFDEMN
- a CDS encoding acyl-CoA thioesterase, with translation MYPGYFRKPHYYETDQMGIVHHSNYIRWFEEARVDLLEYLNLPYSDLEQAGIIVPVLEVSCQYKGMIRYGENVRIDPTVIKYNGTRLDFSYEIINEKNQTVTTGTSKHCFLEAQNNQFIRLKKVQPTFHQIFTDYLGD
- a CDS encoding FUSC family protein yields the protein MLGATIATIMAVFVHFVEKEEPEIIEEKNLFQRIFEDPGVFLDGIFYSATLFLAVYLSSGLQLRNPYWMVVSCAAILQGDNLRAIMQRNVQRILGTIIGIGIAALLLNASLTTLETIFFIIILFTISQISVRSNYALSAFFTTPMALLLSTLTKDQSVPTLLQYRFIGIALGALLGASSALLITTGLRFYNRSFHLHENFDKDPD
- the rplT gene encoding 50S ribosomal protein L20 — encoded protein: MARVKGGAVTRRRRKKTLKLAKGYYGAKHTLFRTAKEQVMNSYNYAYRDRRQKKRDFRKLWIARINAAARMNNISYSKLMYGLKVAGIEVNRKMLADIAVNDESGFTALTEQAKSALKNN
- the rpmI gene encoding 50S ribosomal protein L35, whose product is MPKQKTHRGLAKRVKRTGNGGLKRHRAFTSHRFHGKTKKQRRQLRKPTMVSSHDMKRISQQLDNMK